A region of Anticarsia gemmatalis isolate Benzon Research Colony breed Stoneville strain chromosome 10, ilAntGemm2 primary, whole genome shotgun sequence DNA encodes the following proteins:
- the LOC142975808 gene encoding juvenile hormone esterase-like: protein MVEVKVQQGWLRGEKLDTVTGDGQYYSFKGIPYAQPPLGKLRFKAPLPPLPWDGVREAKEHGAKCPQIDIFSFVFQPGNEDCLHLSVYTPELTPEVPLPVIVFIHGGCFKSGSGNSKNYAGDFLVSRGVILVTMNYRLDALGFLCLDTEEVPGNAGMKDQVAALRWVRDNIRNFGGDPANVTLMGHSSGAACAGLHLLSPMSKGLFNRVIIMSGSPTCDWAVPFEPQKRAFILGKELGLETDDPSILLEFLQNVPVENLINTSPYVLSFEERNDNILKMVHFTPVIEKNFGQEQFLTDDPIKLLKDGKINDVDVFLGHTSEESLIYISTFEEYLKKLILSHNRYPEILVPRKIQLMCTAKQILDLSKRIHDFYFEGKSINIDTMKEFIRYCSDAGYIYDINSFMSKLAKVGSGRRYMYRFSGISDRNIYGNPGLKYGIKGAGHLDDMVHLMPTQLVKVKLEKNSKAYDLIQLTTTVFSNFAKYGNPTPDASLGVTWPKYDSTNQAFVDIGDTLTVGSHPAGEALDFWRSIYEEVRLDY, encoded by the exons ATGGTGGAAGTGAAAGTACAGCAAGGTTGGCTTCGTGGTGAGAAGCTGGACACAGTGACTGGTGACGGACAGTATTACAGCTTCAAAGGTATTCCCTACGCGCAACCACCGCTCGGGAAACTGAGATTTAAG GCACCTCTTCCACCTTTACCATGGGATGGTGTTCGAGAAGCCAAAGAACACGGAGCAAAATGTCCTCAAATCGACATATTCAGTTTTGTCTTCCAACCAGGCAATGAGGACTGTTTACACCTCAGTGTATACACCCCCGAATTAACCCCTGAAGTGCCTCTCCCAGTCATAGTCTTCATTCACGGCGGCTGCTTTAAAAGTGGCTCAGGAAATTCCAAAAACTATGCCGGAGATTTCCTAGTCAGTCGTGGAGTCATTCTTGTTACTATGAACTACCGGTTGGATGCTTTAGGTTTCCTATGTTTAGACACCGAAGAAGTCCCAGGAAACGCTGGTATGAAAGACCAGGTAGCTGCTCTAAGATGGGTGAGAGACAATATTAGAAACTTCGGGGGAGATCCAGCTAATGTCACGCTCATGGGTCATAGTTCTGGAGCGGCATGTGCTGGGCTACATCTGCTGTCTCCAATGTCGAAAGGACTTTTTAATAGAGTGATCATAATGAGTGGTTCACCTACTTGTGACTGGGCTGTTCCATTTGAACCACAAAAACGAGCTTTTATCCTCGGTAAAGAACTCGGTCTGGAAACAGATGACCCGAGTATACTTCTGGAGTTTCTACAAAACGTTCCTgttgaaaatctaataaatactAGTCCATATGTGCTGTCGTTTGAAGAACGTAACGATAATATACTTAAGATGGTTCATTTTACACCGGTTATAGAAAAGAATTTTGGTCAAGAACAATTTCTGACTGATGATccaataaaattgttgaaaGACGGAAAAATCAATGATGTTGACGTTTTTCTTGGACATACAAGCGAAGAATCTTTAATTTATATCAGTACTTTTGAAGAATACTTAAAGAAACTAATACTATCTCATAACAGATACCCAGAAATACTAGTTCCGAGGAAGATACAACTAATGTGTACTGCAAAACAAATTTTGGATTTATCCAAGAGAATccatgatttttattttgaagggAAGTCTATAAATATTGATACGATGAAGGAATTTATCAGATATTGCAGTGATGCTGGATATATCTatgatataaatagttttatgtcCAAACTGGCTAAGGTCGGGTCTGGTCGACGCTACATGTATAGATTttcag GTATATCTGATAGGAATATCTACGGTAACCCAGGTTTAAAGTATGGGATCAAGGGCGCGGGACACTTGGATGATATGGTACATTTAATGCCAACGCAGCTTGTGAAGGTAAAACTGGAGAAGAATAGCAAAGCATATGACCTGATTCAGCTGACTACTACTGTTTTTTCGAACTTTGCTAAATATGG taaCCCCACGCCGGACGCTTCACTTGGAGTAACCTGGCCTAAATATGACAGTACAAATCAAGCCTTTGTTGACATCGGAGACACTTTGACTGTAGGCAGTCATCCTGCTGGCGAAGCCCTTGATTTCTGGAGGAGTATTTACGAAGAAGTTAGACTTGACTATTAA